The Halotia branconii CENA392 region TGTGGAAGACGATTAAATCAACCATCTAGCTGAGACTAAATCAAGAAAGTGAAAGCAATTTGTCTATCCCGGAAGTTGCTTTTTCAAAGCTTCTAAAGAAGCCCAGCGGTTATCAACTGGCTGATTTGAACCATTACCACTATTGCTAATGATACCAGGGCAATTGCGATCGCACAGCTGGCGCTGGGGTATTGCTAGACACATTTGCTCATACAGCCATTCACTGGGATAAAAATAACCATCAGGCGGTAGAGTTTCTATCAAGTCTTCTACAGCCACTTCCCTCTCTAAGGGCAAGTCTTCCACTTGATTAGCAGTTTCGTCTAACCAGATGATTTCTTGGGTATCAACCCCCAAACGCTGGTTATACTGCTGCAAACAGCGGTTGCAGGTACAAGTAATAATTGCCTCTGCTTGACCGGAAACTTCCAGGTAGTTGCCATGATGCTGCACACGAACATGACCGCGAACTGGTGTCAACGTCTCTAGACCAGGCAGAAACTCTTTAACCTGAACTTCCTCTGTTCGCTCCGATGCTCTAGTTAGCTGCGGAATATAAATTGCGTCCATAGGATTAGTGATATATCTTCACGAAAAATATATGTGAGTTATCAGCAATTCTACTGATACTACATTTTTAGTTTATCTCTTTAGGAATAAGAGAAATCTTGAAATTACAGCAGATTGCACAGGCATGAGGTACAAACTTTCAAAAAAAGCATATATTAAGGGAGTTTCACCCCTGTTCCTCGTTCCCTATATGGTTATGAATTTTCAATTAACTCCTAACTTCCAACTTCTCCCAAATCAGCCGGACGAACAACCAAATGACGATGTGGCTCTTTACCTCGGCTGAAGGTTTCCAAATCTCCTAAATCCTTTAAGAAGGTGTGGACTTGACGACGCTCAGCTGAACTAAGGGATTTAATTTCTACTTCTTGACCAGTAGAACGTACTTCATCGGCTGCGGCTTCTGCCATTGCCTTAATTTCCGCTTGTCTTTTGACACGGTAGCCATTTAACTCAATGGTATAAGAGGCTTGCCCCTCTTGCGGTTGATTCAGATTAAGAACTGAATTAGCTAGATACTGCATTGCATCCAGTACAGAACCATTAGGGCCAATCAGAACTTGAATTTCTTTTGGTGTCAGGTTGGTTTCATCAATCGTTAACCAGTAATTATCTGGTTCTGAAGCATCACTTTCTTGAAGTAAGGCAGTTGCTAAATTACCCTGAATTTCAGCAGGTACTCCTGTTAGTTGCAGCAGGGTTTTTAACCACTGCTGCCCTCTTTGCATGGGACTGTCGAGCATTATCAACCTGTAGTCTTTTTCTTAGAACTTTTTGGCTCAAAAGGTAATGTCTTTTGTTCTGCCGCTGCTGCTTCTTTTTCTTTCTCTTGAGTGGCTACAATTTTTTGTAGTTCCTCTGATAGTGGTTCACGCGAGAGGATATAAGTTTGTATTGTTTGGAAAATATTCCCAATTACCATATACATCAACACCCCGGCTGGTAGAGGGAAGAACAAAAACATCCCCGAAAATATAACTGGGGTAATTTTGTTTACTGTCTCCTGCTGCGGGTTACCACCACTGGAATTTTGCCCAGAAAGTAGTTGACTAACATAAAGGCTAATCCCAAAAAAGACAATCATAGAGACAATATCCCAATGAATTGCACCGTCGGGATCTATAGCACCAACTCTACCTAAGGCATCAATGAAGAGAAATCCTTTATCTGCTGCCAATCCAGGAATTGTGCCTTGAATTGTGACATCTCCTGGTTGTAGAGCTTCTATGTTGCCCTCAGCATCGATTTTGACCCTATCTTCCCCTTTGATGACTTTCCATTGAGGAATTAGCTTGTTTTCTGGGTGTTCAGCTAATAAAACCTGAAATGGTTTACCCTCAAGAGTTTGATATTGTATTTTGGTTGTTTCTCCCACTGCTAATTTGTTACCACTAGGGAGAATCGCTGTAATTCGAGCATGTTCTCCATCAGCAACATAGATGTTTTGGGGAGAAGTAGCAAAAGCTTGGGGTTGGATTCGTTCGATTTGTTCAGATGGAAGAACTTGCAGGTTAACAGAGTAGTTCACTCCAGCAAAAGGTGAACCCCGCAAAGTCGCAAATAATGCTAGCAAGACTGGCATTTGTAATAGCAGTGGTAAACATCCTGCTAGGGGGTTGCCAAATTCTTTTTGAACATTGACCATTTCCTCCTGCTGCTTTTGCGGTTCGTCTTTATAACGCTCTTTGATTTCTGCCATCCGCTTCTGCATTAAAGGTTGCACAACTCGCATCCGCCGCATACTGCGAATTGAGCCAGCACTCAGGGGATAGAGCGCAAAGCGGATTATCAATGTCAAGGCAACGATCGCCAATCCATAGCTAGGCACAATACCATAGAAAAAATCTATGATTGGCAGCATTACGTTGTTTGAGAGAAACCCGATACCAAAATCCATTATTCTGAATCCAACCTGAGGTACTGTAAATTCAACTGAATCTAATTTATCTAAAATCAAGATTCGTCTGCGACTATCCTACGCTACGGATAGCCGCACATTCAAATAAAATTGGGCATGGGGCATGGGAAAGAGGCAGAGGGGCAGGGTGCGGGGTGCAAGGGGGAAGAAAAATTACATCTTTCTCCCGAAGTTGCTCCACTTGGTGAGGAAGTTCAAGTCTTGGCGGTTCCCGTCGAGTTGAAACTTCCGAACCCGGAGGGGGAGACCCCAAGACCGCACTTCTCTCCTTGTCTCCCTGCTCCCCTGTTTCTTCAGCTTTCCTGCCTCCCCTGCTATTTGGCTGCACCAGTGTATAGAGGATTTTTCGCTATAACTCTCTCATTGATGTAGTCATAAGTCTCACGGAAGTTGGGAACAGCCCGCATTTCTAGACGACTACCGTTTCTGAGGGTTAGCACCATATCGCCCCAAAGACCAATACCACGAGGTACTTTGACAATTTTAACTATTTCTGAATAAATTACGTCAGTGCGATCGCGTCCTCTCCAACCTCCCGTCACGGTAACTCGGCGATCGGTAATACGGTAACGTAACCACAATGCCCTGACAATTGCTCCAACCGCTAATGGCAAGCCTACGACGGTTAGCCCAATTAACAAGTTGAGAATTAAATCCCCAACATGGGGGCCGCCTTCATAATAAATTTCTTCACGAATGCCCATTGAATACCTCAGTTTGTGCCAACAACTGTTCTAATTCTTGCAGAAATTGTTGGCTTACGCACTTAGATTCTGCTGCTGTTGGTTTTACAACCACTACTAACCGCCAGCCCGGTGACAATTTCGGCAACAATTGTTGAAAAGCAGCTGCAATTTGGCGTTTGATTCGATTGCGAATTACTGCTCTTTTGCTAACTTTTGTGCTAATTGTAATGCCAATTTGGGTACTGGCTAGCTGGTGTGGATCAGTTGGTAGAACAGCAGTACTCAAAGAAGACTCTATTGTCTGTGACGGGCGTAAGGCTCTCAACGTGAAATAAGAACTATGTCGCCGAATCCCTTCGCGGAAAACTGCCTGGAAATCCTTACGGGATTTTAGTCGATTCGCTTTGGGCAAAGCCACAGTTGCTCCTTTAGCTTGAATTACCCTAAACGCTTAGACGATAACGTCCTCTTTTTCTTCTAGCCCTAATCACGTTTCTTCCGTCTGGTGTCCGCATTCTGGCACGAAAACCAGAAGTTCTTTTTCTTTTACGGCAAGTGCCGCCCAGGGTTCTCTGCATATTGTTCTCCTCTTAGGCGATTTTTATAAAAAGTCACAATCTATAACCTTATCACTTTACAGATAAAATATACAGATCCAGGGAAAAATTGAATCAGTTGCCAGTTGCTACTGACAACTAACCACATTTCGACAAGCGGTAGTTGAATCTCGACTTCGCGGCAGTTGAGCGTAGTCGAAACTCGATTACCGCGCAGCGCTGCACTGACTTGTACTGAGTTTAGCCTGAGCGTAGCCGAAGGGCGTAGTCGAAGTAGCC contains the following coding sequences:
- the rnpA gene encoding ribonuclease P protein component; this encodes MALPKANRLKSRKDFQAVFREGIRRHSSYFTLRALRPSQTIESSLSTAVLPTDPHQLASTQIGITISTKVSKRAVIRNRIKRQIAAAFQQLLPKLSPGWRLVVVVKPTAAESKCVSQQFLQELEQLLAQTEVFNGHS
- the yidC gene encoding membrane protein insertase YidC; the encoded protein is MDFGIGFLSNNVMLPIIDFFYGIVPSYGLAIVALTLIIRFALYPLSAGSIRSMRRMRVVQPLMQKRMAEIKERYKDEPQKQQEEMVNVQKEFGNPLAGCLPLLLQMPVLLALFATLRGSPFAGVNYSVNLQVLPSEQIERIQPQAFATSPQNIYVADGEHARITAILPSGNKLAVGETTKIQYQTLEGKPFQVLLAEHPENKLIPQWKVIKGEDRVKIDAEGNIEALQPGDVTIQGTIPGLAADKGFLFIDALGRVGAIDPDGAIHWDIVSMIVFFGISLYVSQLLSGQNSSGGNPQQETVNKITPVIFSGMFLFFPLPAGVLMYMVIGNIFQTIQTYILSREPLSEELQKIVATQEKEKEAAAAEQKTLPFEPKSSKKKTTG
- a CDS encoding YceD family protein; its protein translation is MDAIYIPQLTRASERTEEVQVKEFLPGLETLTPVRGHVRVQHHGNYLEVSGQAEAIITCTCNRCLQQYNQRLGVDTQEIIWLDETANQVEDLPLEREVAVEDLIETLPPDGYFYPSEWLYEQMCLAIPQRQLCDRNCPGIISNSGNGSNQPVDNRWASLEALKKQLPG
- the rpmH gene encoding 50S ribosomal protein L34, encoding MQRTLGGTCRKRKRTSGFRARMRTPDGRNVIRARRKRGRYRLSV
- a CDS encoding PH domain-containing protein, whose amino-acid sequence is MGIREEIYYEGGPHVGDLILNLLIGLTVVGLPLAVGAIVRALWLRYRITDRRVTVTGGWRGRDRTDVIYSEIVKIVKVPRGIGLWGDMVLTLRNGSRLEMRAVPNFRETYDYINERVIAKNPLYTGAAK
- a CDS encoding protein jag, which codes for MLDSPMQRGQQWLKTLLQLTGVPAEIQGNLATALLQESDASEPDNYWLTIDETNLTPKEIQVLIGPNGSVLDAMQYLANSVLNLNQPQEGQASYTIELNGYRVKRQAEIKAMAEAAADEVRSTGQEVEIKSLSSAERRQVHTFLKDLGDLETFSRGKEPHRHLVVRPADLGEVGS